A portion of the uncultured Methanobrevibacter sp. genome contains these proteins:
- a CDS encoding Ig-like domain repeat protein gives MFKKIMLVLTLLLVGLFLVSCVSASDNQASITDGADNMLAINTNDDEIINQENVYGICNDDSNKLNDADTLSYSYKNDEITLYNYSFDNVDDISSVFSSSYDNQLCSTDLIATHFDIPNSFNKAITINLMDSSNNIVKNAEIMYSFDYSDYQKTLSGNSIGIPTSLESDAAHTLLLAYSTNGKYATCLKTVYFFKPTLGKCTLTNSGPSKSKFSITTYDGAVYGSINVKLLNELNGLIKNEQFNYYIDNDTTNQFNATSGNIVLNFTPNSYHDIVFVYNGKSSKYVPCTKTIRICYKSSILLKEKQKYYVDGGMRIPLEYFDEGSWVHGYTFVPFGTNNISLKNPYTGEVLEKEITILKRIIKVDDLITDYKDLIEYKVRAANENNIFTSNLTVTFIFDDKTYDSVTDEEGYASFKTHLKAGNYTITTRYCGIVSTNRIIIHPIYVDNEYEDMHIDSLTTYYGTDKTINYGWNGFFKGSLKIYKESILIKTIVLDNSRYFNENYTYDIYSNSISTSELKDVGTYSLKIMNQNDTIIAQSSVIIKKVPTELHVNDVYAFKNSKETTYLFLYENKKEDPDVNGVVTVKFNGNTYNVNMKNGVGKVTFKVPAKYKQYWATATFKGDNIHEPSSCKFLVDVIKYDCDVIVSDMSKVKPGAKITLKANVYYKMGTKKLTSGVIKFKVNGKTYKAKIKNGVAKLTINAPKEAKTYTCKASYAGTKDIYSSSTKFKITVKSAKKKKTTSFTVVVPTKLNQKISKSYGIYKVTTRKFISNLYYGGKNAKLQILVYKNGKPLTDFKAKYVVCISSGKQVSVTVDGNWWSRSISYNDVLNAYKIKATVWP, from the coding sequence TTGTTTAAAAAGATAATGTTGGTATTAACATTGTTGTTGGTTGGATTATTTTTAGTTTCTTGTGTAAGTGCATCAGATAATCAAGCCAGCATTACAGACGGTGCTGATAATATGTTGGCAATTAATACCAATGATGATGAGATAATCAACCAAGAGAATGTTTATGGAATATGTAATGATGATTCAAATAAACTAAATGATGCGGATACATTATCATATTCTTATAAAAATGATGAAATTACGTTATATAATTATAGTTTTGATAATGTTGATGATATTTCATCTGTGTTCTCTTCTTCATATGATAATCAACTTTGCAGTACGGATTTAATCGCTACACATTTTGATATCCCAAATTCTTTTAATAAAGCTATTACAATAAATTTAATGGATTCTTCTAATAATATTGTTAAAAATGCTGAGATAATGTATTCTTTTGATTATTCCGATTATCAAAAAACACTTTCAGGTAATTCCATTGGCATTCCAACTAGTCTGGAATCTGATGCTGCACATACATTGCTATTAGCTTATTCCACTAATGGGAAATATGCAACTTGTCTTAAAACAGTTTATTTCTTTAAGCCAACATTAGGTAAATGTACTTTAACTAATTCTGGTCCTTCAAAATCAAAATTTTCAATAACGACTTATGATGGTGCCGTTTATGGATCGATAAATGTTAAATTGTTAAATGAATTAAATGGGTTAATTAAAAATGAACAATTTAATTATTATATTGATAATGATACGACTAATCAATTTAATGCTACTAGCGGTAATATTGTTTTAAATTTCACACCCAATTCTTATCATGATATTGTTTTTGTTTACAATGGTAAATCGTCCAAGTATGTTCCGTGCACAAAAACTATTAGGATATGTTATAAATCGTCAATTCTTCTTAAAGAAAAACAAAAATATTATGTTGACGGGGGTATGCGAATCCCATTAGAATATTTTGATGAAGGATCTTGGGTTCATGGTTATACTTTTGTTCCATTCGGCACCAATAATATTTCATTAAAAAATCCTTATACGGGAGAAGTTTTAGAAAAAGAAATAACTATTTTAAAAAGAATAATCAAAGTTGATGATTTAATAACTGATTATAAAGATTTAATAGAATATAAAGTACGAGCCGCTAATGAAAATAATATATTCACATCTAATTTGACGGTTACTTTTATCTTTGATGATAAAACATATGATAGTGTAACTGATGAAGAAGGTTATGCAAGTTTTAAAACACATTTAAAAGCGGGAAATTATACAATCACAACTCGATATTGTGGAATTGTCAGTACAAACAGAATTATTATTCATCCTATTTATGTTGATAATGAATATGAAGATATGCACATTGATTCTTTAACAACATATTACGGAACTGACAAAACCATTAATTATGGTTGGAATGGTTTCTTTAAAGGGTCTTTAAAGATATACAAAGAATCCATATTAATTAAAACCATCGTTTTGGACAATTCCAGATATTTTAATGAGAATTATACATATGATATTTATTCTAATTCTATTTCCACATCTGAATTAAAAGATGTTGGCACATATTCATTAAAAATTATGAATCAAAACGACACAATCATTGCCCAATCATCTGTTATTATAAAAAAAGTTCCTACTGAGCTTCATGTAAATGATGTATATGCATTTAAAAATTCTAAAGAAACAACATATCTATTTTTATATGAAAATAAAAAGGAAGATCCTGATGTAAATGGCGTAGTGACCGTGAAATTCAATGGCAATACATATAATGTCAATATGAAAAATGGGGTTGGTAAAGTAACATTTAAAGTTCCAGCCAAATATAAGCAATATTGGGCTACTGCAACTTTTAAAGGTGACAATATTCATGAACCTTCTTCCTGCAAATTCTTGGTTGATGTCATAAAATATGATTGTGATGTAATAGTTTCCGACATGTCTAAAGTTAAACCTGGAGCAAAAATCACATTAAAAGCAAATGTATACTATAAAATGGGAACAAAAAAACTCACTTCGGGTGTAATTAAGTTTAAAGTCAATGGTAAAACTTACAAAGCAAAAATCAAAAATGGTGTTGCAAAATTAACTATCAATGCACCAAAAGAAGCAAAAACATATACGTGTAAAGCATCTTATGCTGGAACCAAAGATATCTACAGTAGTTCTACAAAATTCAAAATAACAGTTAAATCAGCAAAAAAGAAAAAAACAACATCATTTACAGTCGTAGTTCCAACAAAACTTAATCAAAAAATTAGCAAATCTTATGGAATCTATAAAGTCACAACACGTAAGTTTATTAGCAATTTGTATTATGGTGGAAAAAATGCAAAGTTACAAATACTTGTTTATAAGAATGGAAAACCATTGACTGATTTTAAAGCAAAATATGTTGTTTGTATTTCTTCAGGTAAACAAGTATCTGTAACTGTTGATGGAAACTGGTGGTCAAGGTCTATAAGTTATAATGATGTTTTAAATGCTTACAAAATTAAAGCTACAGTATGGCCATAA